From Procambarus clarkii isolate CNS0578487 chromosome 14, FALCON_Pclarkii_2.0, whole genome shotgun sequence:
TCgttcacaacacaaccacacatttAGAATAggtaagaaaaaataaaaaaaagttttctcgtttggcgcagtttcccactgaccgagaatactcggttggctactcggttggcgcagttcagtggttaaggcCCAGAGCAGCACAAGTGTTAATGAGTGCctaaccaagcagcgttgatcctctacagactgcatcataatcacaaacaaaacccaaatcttatcaagcagtgatacaccaggaatggaacgatcattgctaAGAAAGAACAGGCAAAAATATGAAATAAAAAATGGCCAACAATTATTGGCTTTCTTTGTTGATTGTGGCATAGCTGAAAGCCAGCAAACTTACAATGTCATTGCTGCAAGTAATACATGAGTGACAAAGCCTACCCAGCTTAACCATATTTAACACtacactgcgcaacgcgccttgaGATCTCATAGGTATAGCGCATCATTCATAACTCTtatggctacatggggttcacaacagcttcctcagggctctcctaaacagacaccattaaaaaaaaaaagaaacgtgGGCAATATTCCCgggtgtgaaggcctcagtaCTGAATGAGTAACCAAGGCTatcgcacacagcatgagctaacagcattgctgttcagattgtgaccacagcattgcctaaaaatgtccaaatatatatatatctagtatTATTTAGCCGCtgtagaccgtggcaacagtcaatcgaaggagttctaggcctaccagggaccagagccagaacctggccccctcaagagaggcacgaggagtaatggccttaagacacccccgtgtaattggaagcagtctttgtctgccatctaccaggtcaggcacccagaaaggtaggaattccaaaacaaattactgctgatcaaataaattgcaaaccaaaagccTAACTAGCAACAGAACTTCCCCAGTCAAAACCAAGGACAAcagtatgacgtcaccacaaacaccaaaaccaaggacaacagtatgacgtcaccacaaacaccaaaaccaaggacaacagtatgacgtcaccacaaacaccaaaaccaaggacaacagtatgacgtcaccacaaacaCCGAGCATCCgtctgcacaacccccccccccccctccctgagagagggatggaggggtccCAGACTTCCGCACCGGCAACTCtccccagttcagaggctgagtaTCAAAAACGCTAAAAAAACGCCAaccggagggaggaagggatgccggggagcctccgggtctcacccaaaaaatggctTTTAATTACATTTCAACGGTGGTTTTCTGTGgaaagccccttcagctccccagagctacctaaccaaagaaaaagaaaagagggacttacccgggaggcggtcgtcactcgctcatcaactcaaagtcgagacaactggctgcaacctgcgacccaaggataCACACGCCCGagaagggccaggaacattaacaagataccgtgcggccaggaccctgttcgacctccaaaagccctatgcccgaatgtcagcccaggacatattcccAAAACAGCAACCAAAGTCgtgaacttacgaacgtcgtgggcacAGGGAGAGACTGCAGGCTGACTGGACCAAATAATCCTGCAGACGACTTGGGAGACCCGCGCCCTggaacaggaaagaagggaaacccGGATCCACCCAAAGAGCGTCCCTTACCACAGAGGCTGTGGCGCGCAGGTAACGACGAAGAACtgcaaccagacacaaaacattatgcacccccggccgaaccaaccaagcatcaacaacccaaggaccccttcggaaagcagcagactcattcttcgccagaaaagagggagaagaCTGCAAACGACCGAaacaaccaccaggaccgaaagagcagaaaccccttctccggaggagagcatgaagctccccgatctGAACCCCAGagaccaatgccaacaagaaaagagccttagaaaaacagtcctgaaccgagGGGGCCACCACAagtcgaggagaagagagaaaagagagcacccggtctaatgaccaggacggctcaggcggcgcatgagcaggccggaggtgaaagaacgcccgagaaagcttgcggaacggagcagaagtgacatccaccctaggagctgtgttgttggtgtaaGGTCCCTTTGATTATTCAGGTAAATTCACGGTACTTAATGCGAGCAAGCAATTAATTAGTTATAGCCTAATTATaagaattagtgccagctgtccgcgtagtgacggtgttttatattaacgtaaattgtttTGCTGAAGTAGTTGTGATTGCACACAGTAGTtccttgcaactgttgcaagattagagggggcagtaatgtaggtatacttttgttgttgccaaaccgtgtgtcattactgtgtgggtgcagtaattaacgtgttgcagaagctgcaaccgtatgtgggctgtgcatttaAGTTGTTATGCATGCCACtctaagtgtgacctatgtaacctggggttactttgtattctttaagttgtgttgaggacttaaggattcagtgagttaattaatgggAACTAACTTTATAAGGGGTTGCACATTACTTGATGAGTGTGAGAGCTGTTAAGGGAAACAGTGCTGAGCTTGTTGAAATACGTTTCTGGTGCAATTAATTGtctgtgtgacaactaattgaccactctagctaaatatgtaattagcattctcatcatgaattcgcgTAGTGGTGAggaactgtcagagtctgtcagtatttgtgttaacgtaatttgctcgagactaattacctttctggggtatagcaattagtggcttttgttaattagtggagtaattaacatcagGGGTTTTGATGACTTGGTAAAGCGAagccatggagctagcataactcattatattaatcatatcctgtctgatgacagtggattaagatgcactcttgttaattagtagagtaattaactcctcgtccgtgaattcacagtgtttgatgagacttgcttacgcagtgcggagtgagacgtatttatgtatgattaattatcagTCCTGGTGACAGATAATTAATTGCtcggggttaattagggtaattaacactcattaaagtaattttgacatagactgttgagaagctaccaagctagtggtaggcttagttaacataACTCGATGGGGATTTAATTAGTTGTCCGTTTGacattaattaggaattactcactaaatacttgcaaggagtcaagtgtgatgtaatgtaagagactttgagttattgttaacaagatgacttgtgttaagagagacacgtgtttgtgattaacgtagaagtaccttgttgctgactgctgtgatcagtcaattaatgtaattaatcacataatcaattttgtaatcgattaaggcaatttcttttgtttatcatCTGGTGACAAGAGTAAAGTAACTTTGGGATTACTGAAGTagtgtctcagaatcccaccttgcctggctttgtttacagtttacagtgcaacttcttgcagggagttgcaaagagtgttcacattaggttgtgatagggggagtcactgttggactaccagcctagttacgtgggtatcTCGCCTGTAGGGGTTGGAGGACCcgtaagattgtgattatagtatctgttcacCATGAAGCCATGactatattgattgcaagcttgtgtcatcagtgggcatcattgttcagttagttcatgtatcAGCCCGCAGTGCgaagggctgttgaatagctgtgttgcaagtgcCACTGGATAGACAATAACGTAACGAATCACTCACTGTGGTGTAAACTAGGCTTGTGaattatttttctattttttgctttgcaatattgcgtcgtcagtgggcacacctgtgttcaggttagttcagtatgccgcctgttatgaccctgggttctccagtggaaaccagaggtcaaaattgagctattaaacttcctaagtagtacagttggcgcatttcgaatggaaattgtttgtatcttccctgccagacgtaagactattattgtttctcaaagaacatttaaagactgagctgggggttgattattaaataataacataggcaccaactttgcttactaatactttctaatcattcataaagtaacaatacgttgcataggggaagatctttaatgtgcttagctgcacgatcaattaggctcctcccggcaccacgacatgagggaggcagctggtggctagctcgggcttctctctggctggtgtgtgaggataagacctactctgtggctgtatccctactcttctcccttctcctcttacttatttcccttaccctaagttcctgtacccttaagttaagtattatatggtgttaagtgtgcctactctggtagtaactattggtgagacctggggttagtatttgccagtgttttgtttaccctaagtgttgtgttttgtattagggtaccacatggtctcactaccctaagctgcatccagcttcagtgcttatccagtagtactttaccctagcttgttattagtgtaaaccttgtatcctgtctatgtggaccaaggcttttaacgtaagatagggtggtaaagttattattattattgttattggtgtgagtgtatatggggggttgttaaggggttaataaataagtacatgaattacagagtatctcttcttccaaggtgggagcgcagtgatcaacccttagactaacatatatggtcttgtagcaagttattactactgtggatagtttattttgggggccgggccttttagctctcccatatttgatactcttgtcttctaactacctataccccttattagtaccagtaccccatagaagccccactcatatcagttgtaacaagtgggggcctgtccgggattaacattataagtgtaaaaaattagattcttgagtgccaaaattaaaactttgtatttccgcagaacggttgtgtgctagcctagggtccagctcatctagcaaaggacattcttgcactgactggacacccagctggatcccttcacgattaaggttagtgtggccctgtgttaggggccgtgcaaatttttgtttttttttccaatttttattttttaattttttctttggctgggagctaaaattattagtgatgtcttctgaaatgcagaaactggcaagggagccttcagtggtagagataaagaaacttaaaaagtctaatttagtattgttaggccaggaatttggcctagaattaaatgtcgcagataaaaagtggactttggtgaatgaaatattacaacattgtattgatgaacaactattggcaagtgatacacctttatgccagcctagccaagcagaaagtgcaactcatagggaaagtgaattagctttagagttagcaaaaataaaattagaggagcaaaaactcaaaaccgaggaggctagaattagagcgaatgccactggacctccacctgccggggattcaaaccccaggcattatgagaaaaagcataatttgcctgaattttccgagtctgaccctgaaaggtttttcaaccattttcagagagtggccacgtccatgaactggccaaaggaagagtgggtaaaaatcctacagggaagacttaggggtaaagcacaagatatttttataaacatgcctgacgacgagtgtttcgaatatgataaagtcagggaatgtattttgcgggcatatgaaattactcctgaagctcaccgccaagtttatcgtaaccttaggcctactcacaaccaaccgctcactgaatttgtgaatgatcaaattcgattatttgatagatggattcgctcggcgaaagccgaaacatacgaggctctcaggaacttaattttaatggagcattttatagatgttatgccagagaacgtatcacaatacattaaaggaaggatagagttaaattctaaaataggggatttggccaagttggcagaaaactaccaattggcgggcaaaaggcccaataaaaataattataccccacagagtagcaaaccttatacccacagccagtccagaccagctcattctaaccctttacctaatgcaccttctgtttcagacataactaaccctgttaaagtgtctagcccaacggcacctaaaggtgaaccgaagggtaattctgttagtaatgtctcttctccccgacgtttttgtggtcactgtaatcgtccaaaccacactattagccgttgttggcaactgcaccctgaaaaaagacccaatgctctagttgtgacacagggcttgaggctttcagaagggttagggagtaagacctccaacccacagtggttggacttgcttaccccattcttatcgaaagggagactacttttgtctgagggttcttcctggaaggacgtggtgatcttccgagacaccggtgccatccagactttaattttagagagtgcgttgcaaggtgccaacactctcgacactggagaggtggtactggtcgagggtgtcactagtgatactcgggcagtacccctccataaggttaccctggaatctgatttccacaagggtgtttgtacagtcggagtcacttcatacctacctttccctaatgttgatgtaatagttggtaatgatttagcaggggataaggtaggggactccagactgcctattatgttgcctacccctaaggtttgcctggatccacccgccgcagaggataatgttgtgtaccctgcgtgcgcggtgaccaggtctatgggacttaaatgtaagggcagccctgtgcttgccaaggtggtaaatcccgaggtcacgaggagttttccgagtggtgaaaaccaagtggacctcgcggacacattcatggcccgactcgatgacgtggccgaggacattgtggagagcctgccactgccgtctaccgagagtagtggagaggtggaggagaacaatgttgagcctcggccaatggcatctgaccaaggcctagatgcctccttgagtgagttacagaaagctgaccccactcttgcagattgtcatgaaacagccgtctctatggaggaaattgtagacgcagcaactgggtactactacaatgatcggatttttatgagaaaatggagaccacagagtgctcccttgtcaaatgagtgggaggtagtccaccaggttatgttgccgacctgctatagagaaagagttttggcagctgctcatgatgatcctatggggggacatcaaggtattaatattacgtatcacaaaattttaaagtattttttctggcccaagctgaaaagcgatgtggcaaaattttgtaatgcgtgtattgtttgtcaactggttgggaaaccaaaccagactccacctaaagctcctctaaggcctattgtcgtgccggaggaaccattttctcatgtggtaatggactgtgttggaccattacctagaactaagtctggtaatatttacctaatcacgatgatgtgtatcactactcgttacccagaggcttttgctgtaaggaacatccgagcaaaaactgttgttgctcgtatgttgcaatttttttccacttttggactgcctcgggtcgtgcaaactgacaatggtactaattttaagtctgatgttttcgagcaattttgtaaggaacatggaataactcataaggtttccagcccataccatccacagagtcagggggtaattgaacgtttccatctaactctgaagcagatgttgaagacatcgtgcgagagttcccacaccttctgggatgagaatttaccgtatgttttgtttgcggctag
This genomic window contains:
- the LOC138364643 gene encoding uncharacterized protein, coding for MVLSVPTLVVTIGETWERLCASLGSSSSSKGHSCTDWTPSWIPSRLRLVWPCVRGRANFCFFFQFLFFNFFFGWELKLLVMSSEMQKLAREPSVVEIKKLKKSNLVLLGQEFGLELNVADKKWTLVNEILQHCIDEQLLASDTPLCQPSQAESATHRESELALELAKIKLEEQKLKTEEARIRANATGPPPAGDSNPRHYEKKHNLPEFSESDPERFFNHFQRVATSMNWPKEEWVKILQGRLRGKAQDIFINMPDDECFEYDKVRECILRAYEITPEAHRQVYRNLRPTHNQPLTEFVNDQIRLFDRWIRSAKAETYEALRNLILMEHFIDVMPENVSQYIKGRIELNSKIGDLAKLAENYQLAGKRPNKNNYTPQSSKPYTHSQSRPAHSNPLPNAPSVSDITNPVKVSSPTAPKGEPKGNSVSNVSSPRRFCGHCNRPNHTISRCWQLHPEKRPNALVVTQGLRLSEGLGSKTSNPQWLDLLTPFLSKGRLLLSEGSSWKDVVIFRDTGAIQTLILESALQGANTLDTGEVVLVEGVTSDTRAVPLHKVTLESDFHKGVCTVGVTSYLPFPNVDVIVGNDLAGDKVGDSRLPIMLPTPKVCLDPPAAEDNVVYPACAVTRSMGLKCKGSPVLAKVVNPEVTRSFPSGENQVDLADTFMARLDDVAEDIVESLPLPSTESSGEVEENNVEPRPMASDQGLDASLSELQKADPTLADCHETAVSMEEIVDAATGYYYNDRIFMRKWRPQSAPLSNEWEVVHQVMLPTCYRERVLAAAHDDPMGGHQGINITYHKILKYFFWPKLKSDVAKFCNACIVCQLVGKPNQTPPKAPLRPIVVPEEPFSHVVMDCVGPLPRTKSGNIYLITMMCITTRYPEAFAVRNIRAKTVVARMLQFFSTFGLPRVVQTDNGTNFKSDVFEQFCKEHGITHKVSSPYHPQSQGVIERFHLTLKQMLKTSCESSHTFWDENLPYVLFAAREGLQSSLGCSPFELVFGHKVRGPLQMLQENLLGNVTLSEGSAFFAQHHQRLKDCKAAALKYLGKAQEKMKERNDAKSKLRVFQPGDPVLVLKPRLGNTMSHKYEGPYIVTEKTGDLTYKVRHSDKRNQVMLIHVNRLKKFQGPRPIALTNVSISSERGDDCSGDPTNLIFNNSSSVNAVEELSHLQMAQREEVQSLVAEFSSLFGDVPTQTDAICHDVELTDYTPIRLQPYRMSPEKKAIVRKEVDFLLQHGLIRPSQGSWCSPCLLVPKPDGSWRLCTDYRQLNKVTIVDAYPLPLLEDCIDELGNAKYVSKFDLSRGYYQIPLTERAKQLTAFVTPEGVFEYQVLPFGLRNAPATFQRLMNSLLANVPNCRAYLDDIVLFDSNWADHIARLRQLFAILKRANLTLNAKKCHFGQGTVTYLGYEVGQGKVLPRQDKINAILEYPVLKSKKDVQRFIGMCAYYRRFCQNFSSVATPLTDLLRKAVKFKWSSNCAEAFKNLKLILASAPVLASPRFDRPFKIHVDASDSGAGAVLLQTGDDQVEHPVYYYSVKFDKAQRNYSVVEKEALALVLTCKKFEVYLTGNIVEVYTDHNPLVFLTQMKGKNKRILRWALYLQDFNLSITHLPGRLNVIADALSRLPE